A window of Sebastes umbrosus isolate fSebUmb1 chromosome 3, fSebUmb1.pri, whole genome shotgun sequence contains these coding sequences:
- the LOC119484542 gene encoding atlastin-2-like isoform X1: protein MAAEESRLKQQRNHTNSIFKQGGHGFKSDTSPMRREEEDEDDLLEEEEVGVARPVQIVVADEEEHSFSLHEEALERLLLQEEVQDLHVVVVSVAGAFRKGKSFLLDFMLRFMYKQSGSWVGSEEEPLTGFTWRGGCERETTGILAWSEVFVVEKPDGCKVAVLLIDTQGAFDSQSTIKDCATLFALSTMTSSVQVYNLSQNVQEDDLQHLQLFTEYGRLAMEEVYEKPFQSLMFLIRDWSYPYEHPYGLEGGQSFLEKRLQVKQNQHEELQNVRKHIHSCFSNIGCFLLPHPGLKVATNPHFDGRLRDIDEEFKKELVNLVPTLLSPENLVEKEIGGVKITCRDLLHYFKAYMKIYQGEELPHPKSMLQATAEANNLAAVAGAKDLYHKSMEQVCGGDKPYISPVELERRHGELRQASVRHFRSVKKMGGEDFCRRYQEQLEAELDETYANFSKHNEGKNIFYAARTPATLFAVMFVMYVVSLVTGFVGINSVATLCNLVMGVALTALCIWGYAKYSGEFREVGGVIDQVAETLWEQRTPRKIFSKLFEVARSRVPLASLIPAPRPRLASNNNVKKKN from the exons ATGGCGGCGGAGGAGAGCAGGTTGAAGCAGCAGCGGAATCACACGAACAGCATCTTCAAACAAG GTGGCCACGGGTTTAAATCGGACACATCCCCGATGAGGcgtgaggaggaggacgaagacgacctgctggaggaggaagaggtgggcGTGGCCAGGCCGGTGCAGATCGTGGTGGCGGATGAGGAGGAGCACTCGTTCTCGCTGCACGAGGAGGCGCTGGagcggctgctgctgcaggaggaggtgcaggaccTCCACGTAGTCGTCGTCTCCGTGGCCGGAGCTTTCCGCAAGGGCAAGTCCTTCCTGCTGGACTTCATGCTGCGCTTCATGTACAAACAG TCGGGTTCATGGGTCGGCAGCGAGGAGGAGCCTCTGACCGGTTTCACCTGGCGAGGCGGCTGTGAGAGGGAGACCACGGGCATCCTGGCCTGGAGCGAGGTGTTCGTGGTGGAGAAACCAGACGGCTGCAAG GTTGCAGTTCTACTAATTGACACACAGGGGGCGTTTGACAGCCAGTCTACCATCAAAGACTGTGCCACGCTGTTCGCCCTGAGCACCATGACCAGCTCTGTTCAG gTGTACAACTTGTCCCAGAATGTCCAAGAAGATGACCTCCAGCACCTCCAG cTCTTCACTGAGTACGGACGACTGGCCATGGAGGAAGTCTATGAGAAACCCTTTCAG AGTCTGATGTTCCTGATCAGAGACTGGAGTTACCCCTACGAACATCCGTACGGTCTGGAGGGAGGACAGAGCTTCCTGGAGAAGCGACTGCAG GTGAAGCAGAACCAAcatgaggagctgcagaacGTCAGGAAACACATCCACTCCTGCTTCTCCAACATCGGCTGCTTCCTGCTGCCTCACCCTGGCCTCAAGGTGGCCACCAACCCGCACTTTGACGGACGGCTCAGAG ataTCGATGAGGAGTTTAAGAAGGAGCTGGTGAACCTCGTCCCGACGCTGCTCTCTCCAGAAAACCTGGTGGAAAAAGAGATCGGAGGAGTCAAAATCACCTGCAGAGACCTGCTGCACTACTTCAAA gCTTACATGAAGATCTACCAGGGAGAAGAGCTTCCTCACCCCAAGTCAATGCTGCAG GCAACAGCTGAAGCTAATAACCTTGCAGCTGTAGCAGGAGCCAAAGACTTGTACCACAAAAGCATGGAGCAG GTCTGCGGCGGAGACAAACCCTACATTTCCCCGGTAGAGCTGGAGCGCCGTCACGGGGAGCTGCGGCAGGCGTCGGTGCGACACTTTCGCTCCGTTAAGAAGATGGGCGGAGAGGATTTCTGCCGGCGCTACCAGGAGCAGCTGGAGGCGGAGCTCGACGAGACCTACGCCAACTTCAGCAAGCACAACGAAGGCAAGAACATCTTCTACGCTGCACGGACGCCCGCCACGCTGTTCGCCGTCATGTTCGTCATGTACGTGGTGTCGCTGGTCACGGGCTTCGTGGGTATCAACTCTGTAGCCACGCTGTGTAACCTGGTGATGGGCGTGGCTCTGACGGCACTCTGCATCTGGGGTTATGCCAAATACTCTGGAGAGTTCCGCGAGGTCGGAGGAGTCATCGACCAGGTGGCTGAAACCCTCTGGGAACAG AGGACTCCACGAAAG atTTTCTCCAAACTCTTCGAAGTGGCTCGGAGTCGAGTCCCGTTGGCAAGCCTGATCCCGGCGCCGCGACCCCGGCTTGCCTCAAACAACAATGTCAAGAAGAAAAACTAG
- the LOC119484542 gene encoding atlastin-2-like isoform X2 produces MAAEESRLKQQRNHTNSIFKQGGHGFKSDTSPMRREEEDEDDLLEEEEVGVARPVQIVVADEEEHSFSLHEEALERLLLQEEVQDLHVVVVSVAGAFRKGKSFLLDFMLRFMYKQSGSWVGSEEEPLTGFTWRGGCERETTGILAWSEVFVVEKPDGCKVAVLLIDTQGAFDSQSTIKDCATLFALSTMTSSVQVYNLSQNVQEDDLQHLQLFTEYGRLAMEEVYEKPFQSLMFLIRDWSYPYEHPYGLEGGQSFLEKRLQVKQNQHEELQNVRKHIHSCFSNIGCFLLPHPGLKVATNPHFDGRLRDIDEEFKKELVNLVPTLLSPENLVEKEIGGVKITCRDLLHYFKAYMKIYQGEELPHPKSMLQATAEANNLAAVAGAKDLYHKSMEQVCGGDKPYISPVELERRHGELRQASVRHFRSVKKMGGEDFCRRYQEQLEAELDETYANFSKHNEGKNIFYAARTPATLFAVMFVMYVVSLVTGFVGINSVATLCNLVMGVALTALCIWGYAKYSGEFREVGGVIDQVAETLWEQIFSKLFEVARSRVPLASLIPAPRPRLASNNNVKKKN; encoded by the exons ATGGCGGCGGAGGAGAGCAGGTTGAAGCAGCAGCGGAATCACACGAACAGCATCTTCAAACAAG GTGGCCACGGGTTTAAATCGGACACATCCCCGATGAGGcgtgaggaggaggacgaagacgacctgctggaggaggaagaggtgggcGTGGCCAGGCCGGTGCAGATCGTGGTGGCGGATGAGGAGGAGCACTCGTTCTCGCTGCACGAGGAGGCGCTGGagcggctgctgctgcaggaggaggtgcaggaccTCCACGTAGTCGTCGTCTCCGTGGCCGGAGCTTTCCGCAAGGGCAAGTCCTTCCTGCTGGACTTCATGCTGCGCTTCATGTACAAACAG TCGGGTTCATGGGTCGGCAGCGAGGAGGAGCCTCTGACCGGTTTCACCTGGCGAGGCGGCTGTGAGAGGGAGACCACGGGCATCCTGGCCTGGAGCGAGGTGTTCGTGGTGGAGAAACCAGACGGCTGCAAG GTTGCAGTTCTACTAATTGACACACAGGGGGCGTTTGACAGCCAGTCTACCATCAAAGACTGTGCCACGCTGTTCGCCCTGAGCACCATGACCAGCTCTGTTCAG gTGTACAACTTGTCCCAGAATGTCCAAGAAGATGACCTCCAGCACCTCCAG cTCTTCACTGAGTACGGACGACTGGCCATGGAGGAAGTCTATGAGAAACCCTTTCAG AGTCTGATGTTCCTGATCAGAGACTGGAGTTACCCCTACGAACATCCGTACGGTCTGGAGGGAGGACAGAGCTTCCTGGAGAAGCGACTGCAG GTGAAGCAGAACCAAcatgaggagctgcagaacGTCAGGAAACACATCCACTCCTGCTTCTCCAACATCGGCTGCTTCCTGCTGCCTCACCCTGGCCTCAAGGTGGCCACCAACCCGCACTTTGACGGACGGCTCAGAG ataTCGATGAGGAGTTTAAGAAGGAGCTGGTGAACCTCGTCCCGACGCTGCTCTCTCCAGAAAACCTGGTGGAAAAAGAGATCGGAGGAGTCAAAATCACCTGCAGAGACCTGCTGCACTACTTCAAA gCTTACATGAAGATCTACCAGGGAGAAGAGCTTCCTCACCCCAAGTCAATGCTGCAG GCAACAGCTGAAGCTAATAACCTTGCAGCTGTAGCAGGAGCCAAAGACTTGTACCACAAAAGCATGGAGCAG GTCTGCGGCGGAGACAAACCCTACATTTCCCCGGTAGAGCTGGAGCGCCGTCACGGGGAGCTGCGGCAGGCGTCGGTGCGACACTTTCGCTCCGTTAAGAAGATGGGCGGAGAGGATTTCTGCCGGCGCTACCAGGAGCAGCTGGAGGCGGAGCTCGACGAGACCTACGCCAACTTCAGCAAGCACAACGAAGGCAAGAACATCTTCTACGCTGCACGGACGCCCGCCACGCTGTTCGCCGTCATGTTCGTCATGTACGTGGTGTCGCTGGTCACGGGCTTCGTGGGTATCAACTCTGTAGCCACGCTGTGTAACCTGGTGATGGGCGTGGCTCTGACGGCACTCTGCATCTGGGGTTATGCCAAATACTCTGGAGAGTTCCGCGAGGTCGGAGGAGTCATCGACCAGGTGGCTGAAACCCTCTGGGAACAG atTTTCTCCAAACTCTTCGAAGTGGCTCGGAGTCGAGTCCCGTTGGCAAGCCTGATCCCGGCGCCGCGACCCCGGCTTGCCTCAAACAACAATGTCAAGAAGAAAAACTAG